The Gemmatimonadota bacterium genomic sequence GGGGCATACAACTTCCTCTCCCGGCTCACCCCGGACGAACGGGGCCGGGGGGTTATCGCGCCGTCGTCGGGGAACCACGCGCAGGCGGTCGCCCTCGCAGCCCGGATGTTCGGGGTTCCGGCGACCGTCGTCATGCCCACGACGGTCACTGCGGCCAAGCGCGGCGGGGCCGAACGGCTCGGTGCCACCATCGAATTGGCCGGCACCACTACCCAGCACCGGATGGACCGTGCCGTGGAGCTGATGAACGCCCAAGGCCTCACCATGGTCCCCCCCTACGACCATCCCTGGATCATCGAGGGACAGGGGACGGTCGGCCTCGAGGTGGTGCAGGACATGCCGAACGTCAGGCAGGTGCTCGTCCCGGTCGGTGGCGGTGGGCTGTCGAGCGGGGTCGCGGCGGCCGTCAAACTGTTGAGCCCTTCCACACGAGTCGTCGGGGTTGAGCCCGGGGGCGCTCCCAAGCTGACCCGCGCGCGCGCCGCCGGTGAACCGGTCACGCTGGAGTCGACGCACAGCATCGCGGACGGGCTGATGGCCGTGCGGATCGGGACGCTGCCGTTTGCCCATCATCAGGCGTACCTCGACGAGGTCGTCACAGTAGACGAGAGCGCCATCGTGCGCGCGGTTCGCTACCTGCTCGACAGGGCCAAGCTGGTCGCCGAGCCTAGCGGCGCGATCACCCTCGCGGCCGTGCTCGATGGCCGCGTCACCGTGGAGCCCGGGACGGTCTGCATCCTCTCAGGGGGCAACATTGAATGGGAGGGGCTCTCGCAGCTCCTCGGCCATGCCTAACGCGCGCATCCTCGTCGCCGATGGCGATGGGGCCGTGCTGCAGACCATCACCTGGCTGCTGCGCGAGCACGGGTATGACGTCCGCACGGCGGCCTCGGGGGCCGATGTGCCCGCCGTGCTGCTCGAGTACACCCCGGACCTGGTGCTGCTGGATGTGACCCTGCCAGGGATCGACGGGTACCAGCTGCTAGAGCGCATCAAGTCCGATCCACGCTGGCGCGAACTCCCGGTGCTCATCATGTCCGGGTTGCCCCCTGAGGAGGCCGCCGTGCGGGCCCTCGGGCTCGGCGCTGCGGATTTCGTCAAGAAGCCGTTCCGGGTCAAGGAACTCCTCGCCCGCATCCAGGCGCAATTGCGCATGCGGACGATCCTGCGTTCGGCGTCGGAGGCGTTGTCGCAGGCCAATCGTGAGCTGGAACGCGTGCGTGGGGAGGCCGAGCATCGGCGCCAGCTGGTCGACATCCTGCATGAGGTCAGCGAGGATCTGTCGACCGGCGAGATCTATCACTTGTTGGCGCGGCGCGTCGCGCGCGCGCTGGAGCTGACCCATTGCTCCGTCATCCTGGCGAAGGCCGGCGAACGCCCGCGGGTGGTGGCGACGGCCTTCGAGCAGGGCAGCGAGACGATCCTCGAGCTCGAGCTGGAGCGATACCCGGAAATCCAGATCGCCCTGGAATCGGGGCGCGCGGTGCTCGTCGAGGACGTGGCGACGAGTCCCATCTACGAGGGCGCCCGGGCCCGATGGGCGGCCGCGGGGATGAAGGTCACCGTGCGATCCGTGATCGCCCTGCCGTTCGCCCTGCAGCCCAACCAGGCCGGCGTCTTCTTTCTCCGGCGGAGCGTCCACGAACCCCCACTCACCCGGGACGACCTCGAGTTCGCGGATACGGTGGTACGTGCGGCAGTCACGGCGATCCAGCGGGCCCAGGCACTGGAGAGCACCAAGGCGGACAACCGACGCCTCGAGCAGCTTGCCCGGACCGATCCGCTGACCCGCGTGTTGAACCGACGCGCGTTGACCGAGCGATTGGCGGCCGAAACCGAGCGCGTCAAGCGCTACGAATCGGAGGTGTCGTTGTTGCTGATCGACCTGGACCA encodes the following:
- a CDS encoding pyridoxal-phosphate dependent enzyme, with protein sequence MPTSDASSLISRLDLEAAAARLADVAIRTPLLPLATPAGEVILKPEMLQRGGAFKFRGAYNFLSRLTPDERGRGVIAPSSGNHAQAVALAARMFGVPATVVMPTTVTAAKRGGAERLGATIELAGTTTQHRMDRAVELMNAQGLTMVPPYDHPWIIEGQGTVGLEVVQDMPNVRQVLVPVGGGGLSSGVAAAVKLLSPSTRVVGVEPGGAPKLTRARAAGEPVTLESTHSIADGLMAVRIGTLPFAHHQAYLDEVVTVDESAIVRAVRYLLDRAKLVAEPSGAITLAAVLDGRVTVEPGTVCILSGGNIEWEGLSQLLGHA
- a CDS encoding diguanylate cyclase, which translates into the protein MPNARILVADGDGAVLQTITWLLREHGYDVRTAASGADVPAVLLEYTPDLVLLDVTLPGIDGYQLLERIKSDPRWRELPVLIMSGLPPEEAAVRALGLGAADFVKKPFRVKELLARIQAQLRMRTILRSASEALSQANRELERVRGEAEHRRQLVDILHEVSEDLSTGEIYHLLARRVARALELTHCSVILAKAGERPRVVATAFEQGSETILELELERYPEIQIALESGRAVLVEDVATSPIYEGARARWAAAGMKVTVRSVIALPFALQPNQAGVFFLRRSVHEPPLTRDDLEFADTVVRAAVTAIQRAQALESTKADNRRLEQLARTDPLTRVLNRRALTERLAAETERVKRYESEVSLLLIDLDHFKKVNDNYGHLVGDDVLAEMAAYLQGAVRAVDVVARYGGEEFVVVLPETGSQGAQAFAERLREGVEARAFTRGSGGTLQLTASIGVATFPSPGIDSPEDLLAAADQALYRAKAEGRNRVRG